The Actinomycetota bacterium sequence AAAAATAAAGTGCATTTAATCTTTTCTGGAGATATTTTATATAATTCGCTAAGAGCTAATGAATATATTTTTAATTGGAGGTTTTCATTTAAATTAAGATCAGCAGGCTTTTTACCACTTTTGAAATCAACTATCTCATAAAATCCGTTATCTACTTTCTGAATTCTGTCCATAAATCCCCTGATAATATGATTATTTATTTTTAAATTAAAAAGCTGTTCTACTGCTAATATATTCTCATCTGTTTTTGAGAAACGACTGAGCAAGTAATTTTTTATCATCTTTTTAATACCCGGGATTCTTTCTTCATATATAAGGTCTTCTCCACTTAATATCTCACCCCAACTTATACTTTCGCTCCATCCAATTGGAAAATCTAATTTCTCAAGTTCAGTTTTTTCAATTATTGATCTTTCAATTGCCTGGTGTATTAAATTTCCTACTTTAATTGATAAACGATTTGGTGTCGGAAGTGGTTGAACATAAGTCCAGAAATATCTTTTAGCACAATTCTTATAAATTGATAAAGCTGAGTAACTAAATGTTGGTGAATGAAGAGTGAATTTCTTCCCTCCTCTTCTATATATCCTTTTTTTACCAGTAGCTATAACATTTTTTATTTCTATCTCTTTATCTAATGCTTCATCTCTTATCTCTTTGGAAATTGTTATTTCAGGAAAGGTTGATTTTAATTTTTTTTCAATTTCATCTGGTGATTGATCTTTTTCTACAAAACCAGCTAAATTTATTTCTTCTATAGCTTCTGACCATCCCCTTCTTTTTCTCTTAATTCTGTATTCAGCTTGAAGCATTGGGTTTTCCATTACTTTTAATTTTTCCCTTATATCCTCTCCCAATATTTCTACCAATTTTTTATTTAAGGTAGTTTCTAAGAATCGAGATATTTTTTTAGGCTTTTTATTCTCTCTGATAAAAGGAGAATAAGAAAGATACAATCTATCTTTTGCACGTGTACAAGCGACATAAAAAAGTCTTCTTTCCTCCTCAAGAGCAATTTCTTTTAGTGCATTTCTATATTTAGACTTACTTGTATAATTTTCCATATCAGGAAGATACTGGGCATCTCCTCTTAGAGATAATGGAGTCCTATATGGACTGTAACTTATTCTTAAATCTGGAAAGTCACCCTCACATAACATAGGAACAAATACAATTGGAAACTCCAATCCCTTAGCAGCATGAATGGACATAACTTTAACATCATCTCCAATACCTGGTACAAGTTCTTCAGGTTCAAGCTCAGCTGCCTTTAGAACTTCCCTTAAGTAAAGCATGAAACTGTTAAAAGATGCTTCTGCTTTTGTTCTCTCAAAATCTGAAGCTATTCTTATAAGTTTTTCTAAATTTGCTTTTCTTCTTTCAGATTCTCTAGATTTTTCTGACATTAGTTCGGAAAAGAGTCC is a genomic window containing:
- a CDS encoding UvrD-helicase domain-containing protein — encoded protein: RYKYVFVDEYQDTNIAQAELIYLLSGEDKNVTVVGDDDQSIYGWRGASVYNILKFNQLEPFKQKVKTTSITKSFRTGQNVLDVAYNVVKDNKNRLEKIPKAYFKKDSKVFAFFAPTYSDEAEFIVKEIENLIKSKNFSYKDIAILCRKKRFDKITISLDKKDIPYEIIGGRGFYYRSEIIDAISLLKLTHDPGDSIALVRVLKSPKYKICDRDIFHLAKYIISKDKEYIEEIKSKNRESEKIRVKNESSVKSNAEIGSKNENLVENKTEFEMRVNLIDAVLQSGKIDELSKDTKDRLNQLSKELSHFVFLSERLSLPHLLREMFEQTGLFSELMSEKSRESERRKANLEKLIRIASDFERTKAEASFNSFMLYLREVLKAAELEPEELVPGIGDDVKVMSIHAAKGLEFPIVFVPMLCEGDFPDLRISYSPYRTPLSLRGDAQYLPDMENYTSKSKYRNALKEIALEEERRLFYVACTRAKDRLYLSYSPFIRENKKPKKISRFLETTLNKKLVEILGEDIREKLKVMENPMLQAEYRIKRKRRGWSEAIEEINLAGFVEKDQSPDEIEKKLKSTFPEITISKEIRDEALDKEIEIKNVIATGKKRIYRRGGKKFTLHSPTFSYSALSIYKNCAKRYFWTYVQPLPTPNRLSIKVGNLIHQAIERSIIEKTELEKLDFPIGWSESISWGEILSGEDLIYEERIPGIKKMIKNYLLSRFSKTDENILAVEQLFNLKINNHIIRGFMDRIQKVDNGFYEIVDFKSGKKPADLNLNENLQLKIYSLALSELYKISPEKIKCTLF